The Pristis pectinata isolate sPriPec2 chromosome 28, sPriPec2.1.pri, whole genome shotgun sequence genome includes a window with the following:
- the dtwd1 gene encoding tRNA-uridine aminocarboxypropyltransferase 1 isoform X1 — translation MAQHFADGDSQIKPQLFPRMSVNLENTESVKGELHTDAKKNENSEKPSLQSSEVDKQEVSDFFKDLKLASQTVLETLQQNGRSKCPKCQSSRMFYCYSCFLLVDGVSSDKIPQVKLPLKIDIIKHPNETDGKSTAVHAKLLAQDDVTIYTYPCMPEYKDENHEVVVVFPGPKSISLADLPKYLSNIADKKSVHTKSSKNILSHNECITCEGPAFKRAKCDRKDQHSLDRENPITEQDAGEVETNLTPLKRVIFIDSTWNQTNKIITDERLQELLHVELRTQKTHFWRNQKGKPDTYLATIEAIYYFLVDYHRLLLKEKYNGEYDNLLFFYSFMYRLINKAKHAAGKLN, via the exons ATGGCTCAACATTTCGCCGATGGAGACTCAC AAATAAAGCCACAACTGTTTCCCAGGATGTCAGTAAATTTGGAAAATACTGAAAGTGTTAAAGGAGAACTTCACACAGatgcaaagaaaaatgaaaattctgaaaAGCCGAGCCTTCAGTCAAGTGAAGTTGACAAACAAGAAGTCTCCGATTTTTTTaaggatttgaaattggcttcaCAGACAGTTCTAGAAACACTCCAACAAAATGGTCGATCTAAATGTCCAAAGTGCCAGAGTTCAAGGATGTTTTATTGTTATTCATGTTTCCTTCTGGTGGATGGTGTCAGCTCTGACAAGATACCTCAGGTTAAG CTCCCTCTGAAGATTGATATTATCAAACATCCCAATGAGACTGATGGTAAAAGTACTGCTGTACATGCAAAACTGTTGGCCCAAGATGATGTTACTATTTACACATACCCATGCATGCCAGAATACAAGGATGAAAACCATGAA GTTGTAGTGGTGTTCCCTGGTCCAAAGTCTATTTCTCTTGCTGATCTTCCAAAGTACTTATCTAACATTGCCGACAAGAAATCTGTTCAtacaaaatcttccaaaaataTCCTCAGTCACAATGAGTGCATTACATGCGAAGGACCAGCATTTAAACGTGCAAAATGTGATCGTAAAGATCAACACAGTTTGGACAGAGAAAATCCAATAACAGAGCAGGATGCTGGAGAGGTGGAGACAAATCTGACCCCACTGAAAAGAGTGATATTTATTGACAGCACCTGGAatcaaacaaacaaaataattacTGATGAGCGTTTACAAG aaTTACTTCATGTTGAGCTAAGAACACAAAAGACACATTTTTGGCGTAATCAGAAAGGAAAGCCAGATACCTATCTTGCTACAATTGAGGCCATTTACTATTTTCTAGTTGATTATCACAGACTACTTTTAAAAGAGAAGTACAATGGTGAATATGAcaatctactttttttttattcatttatgtacAGGTTAATCAACAAGGCTAAACACGCTGCTGGTAAACTGAACTGA
- the dtwd1 gene encoding tRNA-uridine aminocarboxypropyltransferase 1 isoform X2 produces the protein MSVNLENTESVKGELHTDAKKNENSEKPSLQSSEVDKQEVSDFFKDLKLASQTVLETLQQNGRSKCPKCQSSRMFYCYSCFLLVDGVSSDKIPQVKLPLKIDIIKHPNETDGKSTAVHAKLLAQDDVTIYTYPCMPEYKDENHEVVVVFPGPKSISLADLPKYLSNIADKKSVHTKSSKNILSHNECITCEGPAFKRAKCDRKDQHSLDRENPITEQDAGEVETNLTPLKRVIFIDSTWNQTNKIITDERLQELLHVELRTQKTHFWRNQKGKPDTYLATIEAIYYFLVDYHRLLLKEKYNGEYDNLLFFYSFMYRLINKAKHAAGKLN, from the exons ATGTCAGTAAATTTGGAAAATACTGAAAGTGTTAAAGGAGAACTTCACACAGatgcaaagaaaaatgaaaattctgaaaAGCCGAGCCTTCAGTCAAGTGAAGTTGACAAACAAGAAGTCTCCGATTTTTTTaaggatttgaaattggcttcaCAGACAGTTCTAGAAACACTCCAACAAAATGGTCGATCTAAATGTCCAAAGTGCCAGAGTTCAAGGATGTTTTATTGTTATTCATGTTTCCTTCTGGTGGATGGTGTCAGCTCTGACAAGATACCTCAGGTTAAG CTCCCTCTGAAGATTGATATTATCAAACATCCCAATGAGACTGATGGTAAAAGTACTGCTGTACATGCAAAACTGTTGGCCCAAGATGATGTTACTATTTACACATACCCATGCATGCCAGAATACAAGGATGAAAACCATGAA GTTGTAGTGGTGTTCCCTGGTCCAAAGTCTATTTCTCTTGCTGATCTTCCAAAGTACTTATCTAACATTGCCGACAAGAAATCTGTTCAtacaaaatcttccaaaaataTCCTCAGTCACAATGAGTGCATTACATGCGAAGGACCAGCATTTAAACGTGCAAAATGTGATCGTAAAGATCAACACAGTTTGGACAGAGAAAATCCAATAACAGAGCAGGATGCTGGAGAGGTGGAGACAAATCTGACCCCACTGAAAAGAGTGATATTTATTGACAGCACCTGGAatcaaacaaacaaaataattacTGATGAGCGTTTACAAG aaTTACTTCATGTTGAGCTAAGAACACAAAAGACACATTTTTGGCGTAATCAGAAAGGAAAGCCAGATACCTATCTTGCTACAATTGAGGCCATTTACTATTTTCTAGTTGATTATCACAGACTACTTTTAAAAGAGAAGTACAATGGTGAATATGAcaatctactttttttttattcatttatgtacAGGTTAATCAACAAGGCTAAACACGCTGCTGGTAAACTGAACTGA